GGTCAGCGTCTCATCGCACTCGACGAGGCTGCCGCGCACGATGAAGAGGCGTGGCCGGCCGTCGCCGGCCTTGCGTAGCCGCTTCTGCACTGCCTGAATGCCAGGGCTGATGTCCTTCTTCGCCGGGATGGTGATGATGCGGTGCATCGCCAGCGTGGCGCGATCCTCGGCGTCATGATCGGCTACCGAGGTTTCGATCTTCTCGCGGAGCGGGCTGGGCACCGGCTGGCGAGTGCGCCGGTCGATCATCCACCCGGTTTCCTCGTCGAGGGCATACATCGCGTTGAACTGATCCAGCTGGTTCTTCTGGAGCGCCTCGGCCGCGAGCTCGATAAAATCATCTTCGGTCTTATGCCAGCGCTCGACCTGCTTGATGGTCTTGGCGTGCTGATCTACCGTGCGGCCAGTCATATACAGCTGGCGGTAGATGTAGAGCCGGCTATCGCGGTCGGCGGCGCCCCACAGGCACACAAACGGGTTGTTGAACCCGAAGTCGATGGCGCGGAACTTGCGCCACTGCTGCCAGCCCTCCGGCAGCGCATCGACCAGATGGAGCGCTCGATCGAAGGCATACACGGCGCCTTCGGCGGCGACCCAGCGGCCGTAGCGCAGCCGCTCCTTGAGCACGCCCTCCAGCGAGTCGAGGATCTCGATGGTGCGGACGCCCTGCGGCGTAATCGTGCCATCGTCGTTGAACAGCGAGGGGTTGTCTTCGTGGCGGCTCTCCAGGATCTTGAGCGAGCGCCGGTTGATAATCCAATGGGTGGGCGGGCCAGGGTTGCAGTCGCCGAAGAGCATTGTCCAATCGGCCACCGCGCCGCGTCCCGTGGTGCGGGTGGTCAGCGTCTGCCAGTCGTCGCGCGTGAGATCCTCGGCCTGGTTCACATAAATGAAGTCGCGCTCCGAGGAGAGCGCCTTGCCGGGGTTGTCGAGGCCGGCGATCCACACCCGCGAGCCGTTTGCGTAGTCGTACCACTCAGGCTTTTCGCCGCCGTGGACGCGCACCCCGCCCCGCATGGCGATCACGCGCCGCCAA
The sequence above is drawn from the Candidatus Kouleothrix ribensis genome and encodes:
- a CDS encoding terminase; this encodes MPITEADIERELERRQALASIDAELERRSLSALPTFRGAAAQLHATFDNPAARHHEIMIAGPSETGKTLAALSLLDKLMRHYPGAQATICRKLRATMDGTVLNTWRRVIAMRGGVRVHGGEKPEWYDYANGSRVWIAGLDNPGKALSSERDFIYVNQAEDLTRDDWQTLTTRTTGRGAVADWTMLFGDCNPGPPTHWIINRRSLKILESRHEDNPSLFNDDGTITPQGVRTIEILDSLEGVLKERLRYGRWVAAEGAVYAFDRALHLVDALPEGWQQWRKFRAIDFGFNNPFVCLWGAADRDSRLYIYRQLYMTGRTVDQHAKTIKQVERWHKTEDDFIELAAEALQKNQLDQFNAMYALDEETGWMIDRRTRQPVPSPLREKIETSVADHDAEDRATLAMHRIITIPAKKDISPGIQAVQKRLRKAGDGRPRLFIVRGSLVECDETLTKKYLPYSIEQEFDAYVWPKNDEGKPVKEVPVKLYDHALDPLRYLVMHLDRKGQSIIR